In one Flavobacteriales bacterium genomic region, the following are encoded:
- a CDS encoding GDP-mannose 4,6-dehydratase — protein FGDDYDTKDGSCVRDYINVVDLAKAHVTAVKRLISGQEKNNIETYNLGTGNGVTVLEMIKAFEKVSGEKLNYKIAPRRPGDVSAIYADVSYARDELKWESNKTLEETVLSAWNWEKNLQARNNK, from the coding sequence TTTTTGGAGATGATTATGATACAAAAGATGGTTCTTGTGTTCGAGATTATATTAATGTAGTTGACCTTGCAAAGGCGCATGTAACCGCCGTTAAACGTTTAATTTCTGGGCAAGAAAAGAATAATATAGAGACTTATAATTTGGGCACAGGAAATGGAGTAACGGTTTTGGAAATGATTAAAGCATTTGAAAAGGTATCTGGCGAAAAGCTTAATTATAAAATTGCTCCCCGACGTCCAGGTGATGTATCCGCCATTTATGCGGATGTTAGCTATGCAAGAGATGAATTAAAGTGGGAGTCTAATAAAACATTGGAAGAAACAGTTCTGTCGGCATGGAATTGGGAAAAAAATC